A portion of the Saimiri boliviensis isolate mSaiBol1 chromosome 1, mSaiBol1.pri, whole genome shotgun sequence genome contains these proteins:
- the TSLP gene encoding thymic stromal lymphopoietin, with protein MKNLGQSKKEEVSFRKIFILQLVGLVLTYDFTNCDFMEIKKEYWRTIGEDLRTYMSGTKSTEFNTTIFCNNRSHCLTEIQRLTFNPTLGCASLAKELFAVRTNATLALWCPGYSETQINDTQAMKKRKKRKVTTNKCLEQVSQLQGLWRRFIRTLRK; from the exons ATGAAGAATTTAGGGCAAAGCAAAAAGGAGGAAG TTTCTTTCAGGAAAATCTTCATCTTACAACTTGTAGGGCTGGTGCTAACTTACGACTTCACTAACTGTGACTTTATGGAGATTAAAAAAGAGTATTGGCGTACTATTGGTGAAGACTTGCGTACATATATGAGTGGG acCAAAAGTACCGAGTTCAACACCACCATCTTTTGTAACAATCGG TCACACTGCCTTACTGAAATCCAGCGCCTGACCTTCAATCCCACCCTCGGCTGCGCGTCGCTGGCCAAGGAACTGTTCGCTGTGAGAACTAACGCTACCCTCGctctctggtgcccaggctaTTCGGAAACTCAG ATAAATGATACTCAGGcaatgaagaagaggaaaaaaagaaaagtcacaacCAATAAGTGTCTGGAACAAGTCTCACAGTTACAAGGATTGTGGCGTCGCTTCATTCGAACTTTAAGGAAATGA